A genome region from Bacillaceae bacterium IKA-2 includes the following:
- a CDS encoding YjcZ family sporulation protein — MTGCIPPGPAPTPGYGAGFTLIVVLFILLVIVGAAYIY; from the coding sequence ATGACAGGTTGTATTCCCCCAGGACCAGCGCCAACACCAGGGTATGGTGCAGGGTTCACATTAATCGTTGTATTGTTTATTCTATTAGTTATCGTAGGCGCTGCTTACATTTACTAA